A single genomic interval of Littorina saxatilis isolate snail1 linkage group LG17, US_GU_Lsax_2.0, whole genome shotgun sequence harbors:
- the LOC138953445 gene encoding uncharacterized protein yields MEFDILIHRKWLYRSRVMTRCIPFLMLCSLCFMAFLVLSAFEGSFLDPAVSMQHYNAPHVLIVRHSHLNNVIKNDRVANTRHVLQSKKTVKNRTVLPDDCFHSLLRSVDPTCDLGMFCTETWRQEDILCHVFLHQASLVPGPAQCELPLGHHDMVDGEEGEEVETYKDEEGLNNININENSMARDQGNVQERHEAGIGLSDKSDFIVKEQDHANAENNARRAQKTFWTRDREKLKGRNNDQILDTLTDLNKDNSFGSLHLNDWKKPNDEETKEMIVDERIKGEGDFKVKQKVKVRDVVPRIGYYVLVSESCKEPFFFQFLHYLSMLSVQRFLRPRAIYVLGNCVPIGYWWSRVVNDVRAVRFVHRPRPLITKDGQVKWISHLADVIRLQVLLVNGGVYVDTDMILIRPLDPLLGYPLTMGLVDNNTGMGNALILATRGSLFLKEWYSGYRDFRPLHFHYNGMWAALRQWQADPDSVHMESKRFYSPNWYEANLLFYDNDYDISQSYAVHIWHRHAAVPTTPEQFLTLNTTLGRVFRRVYFGV; encoded by the exons ATGGAGTTTGACATTTTGATTCACCGAAAGTGGCTATATCGGTCACGTGTTATGACTCGTTGTATTCCGTTTTTGATGTTATGCAGTTTGTGTTTCATGGCGTTCCTCGTTCTTTCTGCGTTTGAGGGCTCTTTTCTTGACCCAGCTGTTAGTATGCAGCACTACAATGCACCCCACGTTTTAATTGTAAGACACTCTCATTTGAACAATGTAATAAAAAATGACAGAGTTGCAAATACCAGACACGTTTTACAAAGTAAAAAGACAGTGAAGAACAGGACAGTACTTCCAGATGACTGTTTTCATAGTTTGCTGAGGTCTGTGGACCCgacctgtgaccttggaatGTTCTGCACAGAAACATGGCGACAGGAAGACATCTTGTGTCACGTGTTTCTCCACCAGGCGTCGCTGGTTCCCGGGCCTGCGCAGTGCGAACTTCCACTAGGTCACCATGACATGGTTGATGGAGAAGAAGGGGAGGAGGTTGAGACTTACAAAGATGAGGAAGGTTTGAATAACATCAACATAAACGAAAATTCCATGGCCAGAGACCAGGGCAATGTTCAAGAGAGACACGAGGCAGGGATAGGTTTGTCAGACAAGAGTGACTTCATAGTTAAAGAACAAGACCATGCGAATGCAGAAAATAATGCACGTAGAGCTCAGAAAACGTTCTGGACCAGGGACCGTGAAAAGCTGAAGGGGAGAAACAATGACCAGATCCTTGACACACTCACAGACCTAAACAAGGACAATAGCTTTGGGAGTTTACACCTTAACGACTGGAAGAAACCAAATGACGAAGAAACCAAAGAAATGATTGTAGATGAACGGATAAAGGGTGAAGGCGACTTCAAGGtcaaacaaaaagtcaaggtcagGGACGTGGTCCCGCGCATCGGGTATTATGTGCTGGTGTCCGAATCGTGCAAGGAGCCCTTCTTCTTCCAGTTCCTTCATTACCTCAGCATGCTTAGCGTGCAACGCTTTCTCAGACCCCGTGCCATTTACGTGCTGGGGAACTGCGTCCCCATTGGCTACTGGTGGTCACGTGTGGTCAATGACGTCAGGGCCGTGCGCTTCGTGCACAGACCGCGGCCTCTGATCACCAAGGACGGACAGGTGAAGTGGATCTCTCACCTGGCTGACGTCATCCGTCTGCAGGTGTTGCTAG TGAACGGCGGTGTGTATGTGGACACGGACATGATCTTGATACGGCCACTGGACCCTCTGCTAGGCTACCCGCTGACCATGGGTCTAGTGGACAACAACACGGGTATGGGCAACGCCCTCATCCTCGCCACCCGGGGTAGTCTCTTCCTCAAGGAGTGGTACTCCGGGTACAGGGACTTCCGCCCTCTTCACTTCCATTATAATG GCATGTGGGCTGCACTGAGACAGTGGCAGGCAGACCCAGACAGCGTCCATATGGAGTCCAAGAGGTTCTACTCGCCCAACTGGTACGAGGCTAACCTCCTCTTCTACGACAACGACTACGACATCTCGCAGAGCTACGCTGTGCATATCTGGCATCGGCACGCAGCAGTTCCAACCACTCCGGAACAGTTCCTCACTCTGAACACAACTCTGGGTAGAGTTTTTAGAAGAGTTTATTTTGGCGTTTGA